A DNA window from Hordeum vulgare subsp. vulgare chromosome 1H, MorexV3_pseudomolecules_assembly, whole genome shotgun sequence contains the following coding sequences:
- the LOC123437443 gene encoding MLO-like protein 9 encodes MAGGEGGEGARALDQTPTWAVVAVCAVIVAVSILLEGILHHLGQWFSKRKKKALFDALEKVKSELMTLGFISLLLTVTARYISRICIPAGAADTMLPCKLSRSSDHGEPKGHGRRHLSEEPANFSCPKGMVSLVSTDGLHQLHIFVFFLAVFHVTFSAITMSLGRAKTRIWKEWEKDTSSITYEFSADPSKFRLTHQTSFVRQHASCWSKSTTMLYVVSFFRQFFRSVRRTDYLTLRHGFIAAHLSPGTRFNFRKYIKRSLEDDFKTVVGISPPLWASALAVMLFNVHGWHNLFWFSTIPLVVILAVGTKLQAIIARMAVEITEKHTVIQGMPVVKLSDEHFWFGKPHMVLHLIHFALFQNAFEITYFFWIWYEFGLRSCFHDNFEFTIARVCLGGVVQFVCSYITLPLHALVSQMGSSMKRTIFDEQTATALKKWHKTVKKKQQQQQQQKGSSHAPSETPATDASEAGRLSQCQFVAEAAPAAHRHHLHRYKTIAHVGATRALSDSDCSDTDAEAQTRYLIPPTKQRSLDSEVRVDVDAATPDHRDSFSFQSPPPAQNAMEK; translated from the exons ATGGCCGGCGGCGAAGGCGGGGAGGGGGCGCGGGCGCTGGACCAGACGCCGACGTGGGCCGTGGTCGCCGTCTGCGCCGTCATCGTCGCCGTCTCCATCCTCCTCGAGGGCATCCTCCACCACCTCGGCCAG TGGTTcagcaagaggaagaagaaggcgttGTTCGACGCTCTGGAGAAGGTCAAATCCG AGCTCATGACTCTGGGCTTCATCTCGCTGCTGCTGACTGTCACGGCGAGGTACATATCGCGCATCTGCATTCCGGCGGGGGCCGCCGACACCATGCTGCCCTGCAAGCTCTCCAGGAGCTCCGACCACGGAGAGCCCAAAGGCCACGGCCGACGTCACCTGTCTGAAGAGCCGGCCAACTTCTCATGCCCCAAA GGCATGGTGTCACTCGTTTCGACCGATGGGTTACACCAGCTACATATCTTCGTGTTCTTCCTGGCCGTCTTCCATGTAACGTTCAGTGCTATTACAATGTCCCTGGGCAGAGCAAAG ACGCGGATATGGAAGGAGTGGGAAAAGGATACTTCCTCCATCACCTATGAATTTTCAGCCG ATCCGTCGAAATTCCGGCTCACTCACCAGACTTCTTTTGTGAGGCAGCACGCGAGCTGTTGGAGCAAAAGCACAACTATGCTCTATGTT GTGAGCTTCTTTAGGCAGTTTTTCAGATCTGTTCGGAGGACAGACTACCTGACATTGCGGCACGGATTTATTGCT GCTCATTTATCCCCAGGGACTAGGTTCAATTTTCGAAAGTACATCAAGAGATCTTTGGAGGATGATTTCAAGACAGTTGTTGGCATTAG TCCACCTTTATGGGCCTCTGCTCTGGCTGTTATGCTCTTCAATGTTCATG GATGGCATAACTTGTTCTGGTTCTCCACAATTCCCCTTGTA GTGATTTTAGCTGTTGGAACAAAGCTGCAGGCTATAATTGCAAGGATGGCtgttgaaattacagaaaaacacACAGTTATTCAAGGAATGCCAGTGGTGAAACTCAGTGATGAACATTTCTGGTTCGGAAAGCCTCATATGGTTCTTCACCTTATCCATTTTGCATTATTCCAG AATGCATTTGAAATTACTTATTTCTTTTGGATTTGG TATGAATTCGGCTTGAGGTCCTGTTTCCATGACAACTTTGAGTTTACCATTGCAAGAGTCTGCCTTGG GGGTGTCGTCCAATTTGTGTGCAGCTACATCACGCTTCCACTCCATGCACTTGTATCTCAG atgggatcttcgaTGAAGCGAACCATCTTCGACGAGCAGACGGCGACGGCCCTGAAGAAGTGGCACAAGACGGTGaagaagaagcagcagcagcaacagcagcagaagGGGTCATCGCATGCCCCATCCGAGACTCCGGCCACGGACGCGAGCGAGGCAGGCCGGCTTAGCCAGTGCCAGTTCGTCGCCGAGGCGGCGCCGGCGGCGCACCGGCACCACCTCCACCGTTACAAGACCATAGCGCACGTCGGCGCCACCAGGGCGCTCTCCGACTCGGACTGCTCCGACACGGACGCCGAGGCGCAGACGAGGTACCTCATCCCGCCCACGAAGCAGAGGAGCCTGGATTCGGAGGTCCGTGTGGACGTGGACGCCGCGACGCCGGATCACCGTGACAGCTTCTCCTTTCAGAGTCCGCCGCCTGCTCAGAATGCGATGGAGAAATGA